In the Flavobacterium acetivorans genome, one interval contains:
- a CDS encoding sulfurtransferase, translated as MKSPIVSVDWLHEHLEDPELIVLEAILDTPSQDIQIKRARLFDIKNKFSDTSNPLPNTLPSPEDFAIACQKIGIDNNSKIVVYDTKGIYSSPRAWWLFKIMGHEKVWVLDGGLPSWLNENYPTENRQEPSYPKGNFVVHFQPQLVKTKEQLLKNIQSKKSLVVDARSTDRFQGETKEPRVGLRSGHIPGSINIPYTQVLKNGKFLPKEELKKILPQQDKNLIFSCGSGITACIDLIAYELISDKAKAVYDGSWTEWGQDENLPIEK; from the coding sequence ATGAAAAGTCCAATCGTATCTGTAGACTGGCTCCACGAACATCTTGAAGATCCTGAATTGATTGTACTCGAAGCCATTTTAGATACTCCTTCCCAAGATATTCAAATCAAAAGGGCGCGTCTTTTTGACATCAAAAACAAATTCAGCGACACGAGCAATCCTTTACCCAATACACTCCCGAGCCCGGAGGATTTTGCCATTGCCTGTCAAAAAATAGGCATTGACAACAACAGTAAAATTGTGGTCTATGATACCAAAGGAATTTATTCCAGTCCAAGGGCATGGTGGCTCTTTAAAATTATGGGGCACGAGAAGGTTTGGGTTCTCGATGGCGGACTACCCTCTTGGTTAAACGAAAACTATCCTACCGAAAACAGACAAGAACCATCCTATCCCAAAGGAAATTTTGTAGTCCATTTCCAACCCCAATTAGTTAAAACCAAAGAGCAACTTTTAAAAAACATACAATCCAAAAAAAGCTTAGTGGTAGATGCGCGTTCAACAGACCGTTTTCAAGGTGAAACCAAAGAACCAAGAGTGGGTTTAAGAAGCGGACACATTCCCGGATCTATAAACATTCCCTATACTCAAGTTCTAAAAAACGGTAAATTTTTACCCAAAGAGGAATTAAAAAAAATATTACCACAACAAGACAAAAACCTAATCTTCAGCTGTGGCTCTGGTATAACGGCTTGTATTGATTTGATTGCCTACGAACTGATTTCAGACAAAGCTAAAGCTGTTTATGATGGTTCTTGGACCGAATGGGGTCAAGATGAAAATTTACCAATAGAAAAATAA
- a CDS encoding cation-translocating P-type ATPase, with protein MSKRINIPENIVGLNDLEVLTSRKQFGTNEQIQKHKHKWWLAIFELFKDPMLLLLIAVAILYFIMGQNDEAYFMLVALVAVSGISFYQDNRSRIALEALEKLNEPLSTVLRNGFTTSIPTKEIVIDDLVVAEEGNTINADGEIIHSNDFSVNEASLTGEAYAVFKSEKTEVKTVYSGTLVASGLAVYKVNQIGSNTAIGKLGSSLLDIQETPTPLQLQIQKFVKGMAIVGIAIFLLVWGVYFWKTQDILHSLLKGLTLAMSILPEEIPVALTTFMALGSWRLMKEGVIVKKIRTVETLGGATIICTDKTGTITENKMSLQSVYAFSSDQLYEKENWKDPEAKKVIETAMWASEPVPFDPMEKNLHHEYQKTTNKDSRREFSMVHEYPLDGKPPMMTHVFQNQEGKRIIAAKGGPETIIKVSKLTPEEEAKIYKTITALSSQGYRILGVCYSDFEGTDFPKSQQEILFHFMGLVVFYDPPKSNIKEVIQQFYEAGIQLKVVTGDNTLTTKAIAEKAGIKNVDSIMEGAEIMKLNEIEMLKAIHDTTLLTRMFPEAKLKVVNALIKDNQVVAMVGDGVNDGPALKASNIGVAMGKKGTEIAKNAADLILIDDDLSKMIVAVAAGRRIYTNLKKAVQYIVSIHIPIILTVSLPLFLGWIYPDIFTPVHVIFLELVMGPMCSIVYENEPAEKNSMQQPPRPLSNTFLSLKEMGISIVQGLAITIGILFIYQWTVQNGGSEQLTRTMVFTTLVFSNVILSLVNRSFYYSVFSSLKNKNNMMVFANSLTLLFLIMIVYINPIATFFAVLPLEFSQIGICIVVSTVSVLWIEIWKWNKRANKKQLK; from the coding sequence ATGTCCAAAAGAATAAACATTCCTGAAAACATTGTTGGTCTCAATGATCTAGAAGTTCTAACTTCTAGGAAGCAATTTGGTACTAACGAGCAAATACAAAAACACAAACACAAATGGTGGCTGGCCATTTTTGAACTATTCAAAGACCCAATGCTCTTACTGTTGATTGCGGTAGCCATTCTTTACTTTATCATGGGACAAAATGATGAAGCTTATTTTATGCTCGTCGCTTTAGTTGCCGTTTCCGGAATTTCCTTTTATCAAGACAATCGCAGCCGAATAGCCTTAGAAGCTTTAGAAAAACTAAACGAACCATTGAGCACCGTTCTTAGAAACGGATTCACAACAAGTATCCCCACTAAAGAAATTGTCATCGACGACCTTGTTGTTGCCGAAGAAGGAAACACCATCAATGCTGATGGGGAAATTATTCACAGTAACGATTTCTCTGTAAACGAAGCCTCTCTTACTGGCGAAGCCTATGCTGTATTCAAATCTGAAAAAACAGAGGTAAAAACTGTATACAGCGGCACCTTAGTCGCTTCAGGCTTGGCCGTTTATAAGGTTAACCAAATTGGTTCTAACACAGCAATTGGAAAATTAGGAAGCAGCTTATTAGATATTCAAGAAACACCAACTCCTTTACAACTGCAAATTCAAAAATTCGTTAAAGGAATGGCTATTGTAGGGATTGCCATTTTCTTATTGGTTTGGGGTGTTTATTTTTGGAAAACACAAGACATTCTTCATAGCTTATTGAAAGGATTAACACTTGCTATGTCCATTCTTCCCGAAGAAATTCCAGTAGCACTCACCACTTTTATGGCCTTGGGTTCTTGGCGCTTGATGAAAGAAGGCGTCATTGTTAAAAAAATCAGGACGGTAGAAACTTTAGGAGGAGCTACTATAATTTGTACCGACAAAACTGGAACGATCACCGAAAACAAAATGAGTCTGCAATCCGTTTATGCTTTCAGCAGCGACCAATTGTATGAAAAAGAGAATTGGAAAGATCCCGAAGCCAAAAAAGTAATTGAAACCGCCATGTGGGCAAGCGAGCCTGTTCCTTTTGACCCGATGGAAAAAAACCTGCATCATGAATACCAAAAAACAACCAACAAAGATTCCAGAAGAGAATTTTCTATGGTTCATGAATATCCGCTGGACGGAAAACCGCCCATGATGACACACGTTTTTCAAAATCAAGAAGGCAAACGAATTATTGCTGCCAAAGGAGGCCCAGAAACCATAATAAAAGTCTCTAAACTCACCCCTGAAGAAGAAGCTAAAATATACAAAACGATTACCGCCTTATCTTCTCAAGGTTATCGAATACTCGGAGTTTGTTATTCTGATTTTGAAGGCACTGATTTTCCAAAATCCCAACAAGAAATTCTTTTTCATTTTATGGGTCTGGTCGTATTTTACGATCCTCCAAAATCAAATATCAAGGAAGTAATTCAACAATTTTATGAAGCAGGAATCCAGCTAAAAGTAGTAACAGGAGACAATACACTTACCACTAAAGCCATTGCCGAAAAAGCAGGAATCAAAAACGTGGATTCCATAATGGAAGGCGCCGAAATCATGAAACTGAATGAAATCGAAATGCTAAAAGCCATCCACGACACCACTCTTTTGACCCGTATGTTTCCCGAAGCCAAACTTAAGGTGGTCAATGCGCTTATCAAAGACAATCAAGTTGTGGCAATGGTTGGTGATGGTGTAAATGACGGCCCGGCCTTGAAAGCATCCAACATTGGTGTTGCCATGGGAAAAAAAGGAACCGAAATCGCAAAAAATGCCGCCGATCTGATTCTGATTGACGATGATTTATCCAAAATGATAGTGGCCGTTGCAGCCGGACGCCGCATTTATACCAATCTTAAAAAAGCGGTACAATATATCGTTTCTATTCATATCCCCATTATTCTTACGGTTTCTTTACCACTTTTTTTGGGCTGGATTTATCCTGATATATTCACTCCCGTTCACGTAATTTTCCTTGAACTGGTTATGGGACCAATGTGCTCTATTGTTTATGAAAATGAACCTGCCGAGAAAAACAGTATGCAACAGCCACCTCGCCCATTGAGCAACACTTTTTTATCCTTAAAAGAGATGGGCATAAGTATCGTTCAGGGCCTTGCCATAACTATAGGTATTTTATTTATTTACCAATGGACCGTGCAAAATGGCGGCAGCGAACAACTAACCCGAACCATGGTTTTTACCACTTTAGTTTTTTCAAATGTTATTCTTTCACTGGTAAATCGTTCCTTTTATTATTCGGTTTTTTCTTCGTTGAAAAATAAAAATAACATGATGGTATTTGCTAATTCACTAACCCTACTTTTCCTAATCATGATAGTATACATCAACCCTATTGCTACTTTTTTCGCCGTCCTTCCTTTAGAGTTCAGCCAAATTGGAATTTGTATTGTTGTAAGTACAGTTTCGGTGCTTTGGATTGAAATTTGGAAATGGAATAAACGTGCCAACAAAAAACAACTAAAATAA
- a CDS encoding MFS transporter produces MKNISRTVWILSLVSLFTDTASEMLYPIMPIYLKSIGFSILLIGILEGVAEATAGLSKGYFGKRSDLTGKRLPFIQIGYTLSAISKPMMALFIYPLWIFFARTIDRMGKGIRTGARDALLSEEATPQTKGKIFGFHRSMDTLGAVLGPLLALGYLHFYPQDYKTLFYIAFIPGLLAVSASFFLKEHKSNIATEKNTTSFFSFFNYWKASPIMYRKVVIGLLAFTLFNSSDVFLLLKAKESGLSDTAVIGIYIFYNLVYALFAFPLGILADKIGLKKMLILGIGIFSLVYFGMGFKHNIPIFVGLFSLYGIYAAATEGISKAWISNISDKKDTATAIGTYSAFQSICTMLASSIAGLIWYQFGANITFFLTGFASILVLLYFVLMTQEKK; encoded by the coding sequence TTGAAAAATATAAGCCGTACCGTTTGGATTTTATCACTAGTCAGCTTGTTTACAGATACGGCAAGCGAAATGCTATATCCCATAATGCCCATCTACTTGAAATCTATTGGTTTTTCTATCCTGCTCATCGGTATTCTGGAAGGCGTTGCCGAGGCTACAGCGGGACTGAGTAAAGGCTATTTTGGTAAACGTTCCGATTTGACAGGAAAAAGACTGCCTTTTATACAAATTGGTTATACGTTGAGCGCCATTTCTAAACCTATGATGGCACTATTTATTTATCCGCTTTGGATTTTCTTTGCTCGAACAATTGACCGCATGGGAAAAGGAATCCGAACCGGAGCAAGAGACGCCTTACTTTCTGAAGAAGCAACACCTCAAACTAAAGGAAAAATATTCGGATTCCATCGTTCTATGGATACCTTGGGTGCTGTATTAGGGCCATTACTCGCTTTAGGCTACCTCCATTTCTACCCACAGGATTATAAAACCTTATTTTACATCGCTTTTATTCCTGGTCTTTTGGCTGTAAGCGCTTCCTTTTTCCTAAAAGAACATAAAAGTAACATTGCAACAGAAAAAAACACAACCTCTTTTTTCTCTTTCTTCAACTATTGGAAAGCGAGTCCAATCATGTATCGCAAAGTTGTCATTGGACTCTTAGCCTTTACATTATTCAACAGCTCTGATGTATTCTTATTGCTTAAAGCAAAAGAGTCCGGATTGAGCGATACGGCAGTGATTGGCATTTATATTTTCTATAATCTCGTTTATGCTTTGTTTGCTTTTCCGCTAGGAATATTAGCAGATAAAATTGGATTAAAAAAAATGCTGATTTTAGGAATTGGTATTTTCTCTCTTGTTTATTTCGGAATGGGATTCAAACACAACATCCCTATTTTCGTTGGCTTATTTTCTCTTTATGGAATTTATGCCGCTGCTACCGAGGGAATCTCAAAAGCCTGGATCAGCAATATTTCTGACAAGAAGGATACTGCAACAGCCATAGGTACTTATTCTGCTTTTCAAAGTATTTGCACTATGCTGGCCAGCTCAATAGCTGGCTTGATCTGGTATCAATTTGGAGCCAATATCACTTTCTTCTTAACTGGTTTTGCGAGTATTTTAGTTTTGTTGTATTTTGTTTTGATGACTCAAGAAAAGAAATAA
- a CDS encoding PUR family DNA/RNA-binding protein: MRENDMLEKEEIFSKVLRAGRRTYFFDVRATKADDYYITITESKKFTEEDGSFHFKKHKIYLYKEDFAAFAEILNDMTSYVLNHKGEEVISERHQKDFKKEYATEKAMADEILPQTSSFTDIDFDDI, encoded by the coding sequence ATGAGAGAAAATGACATGTTAGAAAAAGAAGAAATTTTTTCTAAAGTTTTGCGTGCTGGAAGAAGAACTTACTTTTTTGATGTAAGAGCGACAAAAGCAGATGATTATTACATTACGATTACTGAGAGTAAGAAATTCACTGAGGAAGACGGATCTTTTCACTTCAAAAAACACAAAATTTATTTATACAAAGAAGATTTTGCCGCTTTCGCAGAAATTCTTAACGACATGACTTCTTATGTTTTAAACCATAAAGGAGAAGAAGTAATCTCAGAAAGACACCAAAAAGATTTCAAAAAAGAATATGCCACCGAAAAAGCAATGGCAGACGAAATACTACCTCAAACATCAAGCTTTACTGATATTGATTTTGACGACATTTAA
- a CDS encoding ABC transporter ATP-binding protein, producing the protein MKELLYLNKYFVKYKYRFLLGILFTIIAQIFSLFTPKLISQSFKAIENFSKDKSISIAVIQEELISNILLIIATTIIAGFLTFLMRQTLIVMSRHIEFDLKNEVFRQYENLSQNFYKKNRTGDLMNRISEDVSKVRMYVGPAVMYTINTIIRFVIVIVYMYNVSPRLTLYTILPLPILSYAIFKLSTEINKRSTVFQQYLSKVSSFSQEIFSGVRVIKAYSLEEQHQENMVNLANESKNKSLDLAKVQSLFGPLMLALIGISNLVVIYFGGLLYIDGTIKSIGTIAEFILYVNMLTWPVASLGWVSSMVQEAEASQKRLNEFLKIDPEIKNKNTNHSSIEGSIVFENVSYTYEDTNIKAIQDISFTVKKGETLAILGKTGSGKSTVLSLISRLYDVTEGKITIDKNEISTLNLFDLRNSIGIVPQDAFLFSDSIKNNIKFGKEEATDEQVKSASKSAVIHDNIMGFNKQYDTVLGERGITLSGGQKQRVSIARAIIKNPPILLFDDCLSAVDTETEEAILNNLNAICKDKTTIIVSHRVSSAKNADKIIILDNGKIIQQGSHNQLINQEGYYSSLYLKQLSEKEML; encoded by the coding sequence ATGAAAGAATTACTTTATTTAAACAAATACTTTGTCAAATACAAATACCGTTTCTTATTAGGCATTTTATTCACTATAATCGCACAAATTTTTTCCTTGTTCACTCCTAAATTGATCAGTCAATCCTTTAAGGCAATTGAAAACTTTTCAAAAGACAAAAGCATCTCTATAGCCGTAATCCAGGAAGAACTGATTTCGAACATCTTGCTAATTATAGCTACCACTATCATTGCTGGATTTCTTACCTTTTTGATGAGACAAACCCTTATTGTAATGTCTCGTCATATTGAATTTGATTTAAAGAATGAAGTTTTCAGACAATATGAAAATTTATCGCAAAATTTCTATAAAAAAAACCGCACCGGTGATTTGATGAATCGCATCAGTGAAGATGTGTCAAAAGTAAGAATGTACGTGGGTCCCGCCGTAATGTACACCATAAACACGATTATCCGATTTGTAATTGTAATAGTATATATGTACAATGTTTCCCCACGACTAACCCTATATACTATTCTACCATTACCAATACTTTCCTATGCTATTTTCAAACTGAGCACCGAAATCAATAAAAGGAGTACTGTTTTTCAACAATACCTATCTAAAGTTTCGAGTTTTTCACAGGAAATCTTCTCTGGAGTTCGTGTCATAAAAGCGTATTCGCTAGAAGAACAACACCAAGAAAACATGGTAAATTTGGCCAATGAGAGTAAAAATAAAAGCTTAGATCTTGCCAAAGTACAATCGTTATTTGGCCCATTGATGCTGGCTCTTATCGGCATAAGTAATTTAGTGGTTATCTATTTTGGTGGTCTGCTCTATATTGACGGAACCATCAAAAGCATTGGAACAATAGCCGAGTTCATTCTGTACGTGAATATGCTAACTTGGCCCGTTGCTTCCTTAGGCTGGGTCTCTTCGATGGTACAAGAAGCAGAGGCTTCTCAAAAAAGACTAAATGAATTCCTTAAAATAGATCCGGAAATAAAAAATAAAAATACAAATCATTCCAGCATTGAAGGTTCCATTGTATTCGAAAACGTGAGCTACACTTATGAGGATACCAATATAAAAGCAATACAAGATATCTCTTTCACAGTAAAAAAAGGAGAAACGCTCGCTATCCTTGGAAAAACAGGCTCAGGAAAATCAACGGTTTTATCGTTAATTTCCAGACTGTATGACGTTACCGAAGGAAAAATAACAATTGATAAAAATGAAATCAGTACTTTGAATCTTTTTGATTTAAGAAACAGCATTGGAATCGTTCCGCAGGATGCCTTCTTATTTTCAGATTCGATTAAAAACAATATCAAGTTTGGCAAAGAAGAAGCGACGGATGAGCAAGTAAAATCAGCATCCAAAAGCGCGGTTATTCACGACAACATCATGGGTTTCAACAAACAGTACGACACTGTTCTAGGCGAAAGAGGAATCACATTATCCGGAGGACAAAAACAAAGAGTTTCTATTGCAAGAGCTATTATCAAGAATCCGCCTATCTTACTTTTTGACGACTGCCTATCTGCCGTTGACACAGAAACTGAAGAAGCAATTCTAAACAACCTCAACGCAATTTGCAAAGACAAAACCACAATTATCGTGAGTCACAGAGTCTCCTCGGCAAAAAATGCAGATAAAATAATCATTTTAGACAACGGAAAAATAATACAACAAGGCTCTCATAATCAGTTAATAAATCAAGAAGGCTATTATTCTTCGCTTTATTTGAAACAACTTTCGGAAAAAGAAATGCTATAA
- a CDS encoding Glu/Leu/Phe/Val family dehydrogenase → MDATFTTGKELQKMDPVFGQLSFDDHEQVVFCNDKDTGLKAIIGIHNSVMGPALGGTRMFNYATEWDALNDVLRLSRGMTYKAAITGLDIGGGKAVILGDAKTQKTPELMRKFGEFVHSLSGRYITAEDVGMETSDMDIVRDVTPYVTGISESRGGSGNPSPVTAYGVYMGMKAAAKQQFGSDVLAGKKVLVQGIGHVGETLVDYLTKEGAVVTIADINQEKLNEVSSKYNAQIFTGADLYAADVDIYAPCAMGATINDDTVYKINAKVIAGAANNQLANENIHGAILQERGILYAPDFLINAGGIINVYAEIAHYDKAEIMRRTENIYNTTLEIFDYAIKNGMTTHQAALTIAQNRIDQRKIENSKK, encoded by the coding sequence ATGGATGCAACTTTCACAACAGGAAAGGAACTTCAAAAAATGGATCCCGTTTTTGGACAATTATCATTTGACGATCACGAGCAAGTTGTATTTTGCAACGACAAAGATACAGGTTTAAAAGCAATTATTGGTATTCATAATTCAGTTATGGGACCTGCTTTAGGCGGAACTCGTATGTTTAATTATGCTACTGAATGGGATGCGCTAAATGACGTTTTGCGTCTTTCTCGTGGAATGACTTACAAAGCGGCCATTACAGGATTAGATATTGGTGGAGGAAAAGCCGTGATTTTAGGGGATGCCAAAACGCAAAAAACTCCTGAATTGATGCGTAAATTTGGTGAGTTTGTACATTCTTTGAGCGGAAGGTATATTACCGCTGAAGATGTAGGAATGGAAACCAGCGATATGGATATTGTGAGAGACGTGACACCTTATGTAACCGGAATCTCAGAATCTAGAGGGGGATCAGGAAATCCATCACCGGTGACTGCTTATGGTGTTTACATGGGGATGAAAGCCGCTGCCAAGCAACAGTTTGGTTCGGATGTTCTTGCAGGGAAAAAAGTTTTGGTACAGGGAATTGGACACGTAGGAGAAACCTTAGTTGATTATTTGACAAAAGAAGGCGCTGTAGTGACGATTGCCGATATAAACCAAGAAAAACTAAACGAAGTAAGTTCTAAGTACAATGCACAAATATTTACCGGTGCCGATTTATATGCTGCCGATGTTGATATTTATGCGCCTTGTGCTATGGGAGCAACAATAAATGACGATACTGTTTATAAAATAAATGCAAAAGTGATTGCAGGTGCGGCCAATAATCAATTGGCAAACGAAAATATCCATGGTGCTATTTTGCAAGAACGCGGTATTCTTTATGCTCCGGATTTCTTAATTAATGCTGGAGGAATTATCAATGTTTATGCTGAAATTGCTCATTATGATAAGGCTGAAATTATGCGTAGAACCGAGAATATCTACAATACCACTTTGGAGATTTTTGATTATGCGATAAAGAATGGAATGACCACGCATCAAGCGGCTCTTACCATCGCGCAGAATCGTATTGATCAAAGAAAAATCGAGAATAGTAAAAAATAG
- the nusB gene encoding transcription antitermination factor NusB, whose product MQSIYAMHQNGSDNLEKEEKFLFYSIDNIQDLYLTMISSLMEICKKETEFLHKSSLKHLATPEERKPNEKFIKNSIFEILAENNSLSIALETRKINTWSLNDDYIILLLNAVKESKIYTDYMSNPTQSFEEDRQLIVDLFTEVIVPNEKLYEYLEDDKLTWIDDIPLVNTHIIKQLKAMKPIMDDNFRVPKIYKDSEDKAFVKDLFRKTVLNEKELAKEFVDKTPNWDSERIAEVDTIILKMAICEFLKFPSIPVKVTLNEYLELAKEYSTPKSSIFINGILDNLVKELETSKKLNKTGRGLM is encoded by the coding sequence ATGCAATCCATTTATGCGATGCATCAAAACGGATCCGATAATCTGGAAAAAGAAGAGAAATTTCTTTTTTATAGTATCGACAATATTCAAGATTTATACCTTACAATGATTTCTTCCTTGATGGAAATTTGTAAAAAAGAAACCGAATTTTTACATAAATCAAGTCTTAAGCATCTTGCAACTCCCGAGGAGCGTAAACCCAACGAAAAATTTATTAAAAACAGCATTTTTGAAATTCTTGCCGAGAATAATTCTCTAAGCATTGCCTTGGAAACGCGTAAAATAAATACTTGGTCGTTAAACGATGATTATATTATACTGTTGCTTAATGCAGTTAAGGAAAGTAAAATATATACGGATTACATGAGTAATCCAACCCAATCTTTTGAAGAAGACAGGCAGCTTATTGTAGATTTATTCACCGAAGTGATTGTGCCAAATGAAAAATTGTACGAATACTTGGAAGATGATAAATTAACTTGGATTGACGATATTCCATTGGTAAATACGCATATCATCAAACAATTGAAGGCCATGAAGCCAATCATGGATGATAACTTCAGAGTACCTAAAATTTATAAGGATAGTGAGGATAAAGCTTTCGTGAAAGATTTGTTTAGAAAAACAGTTTTGAATGAAAAAGAATTAGCAAAAGAGTTTGTTGATAAAACGCCAAACTGGGATAGTGAAAGGATTGCCGAAGTGGATACCATTATACTTAAAATGGCAATTTGTGAATTTTTGAAATTCCCTTCGATTCCTGTAAAAGTGACTTTAAATGAATATCTAGAGCTTGCTAAGGAGTATTCTACGCCAAAAAGTAGTATTTTTATCAACGGAATTCTAGATAATTTGGTTAAAGAGCTGGAAACCAGTAAAAAATTAAATAAGACCGGTCGCGGTTTAATGTAA
- the yajC gene encoding preprotein translocase subunit YajC, with product MEQLSQFAPFLLMFVVIYFFMIRPQQKRAKNEKEFESALKVGDKIVTKSGLHGKVAELADTTVVIETMAGKLKMERSAISMEMSAAVAKK from the coding sequence ATGGAACAATTAAGTCAGTTTGCCCCGTTTTTATTAATGTTTGTAGTAATCTATTTTTTTATGATCAGACCACAACAAAAAAGAGCTAAAAACGAAAAAGAATTTGAAAGTGCTTTAAAAGTTGGGGATAAAATCGTTACTAAAAGCGGACTTCATGGTAAAGTTGCTGAGCTTGCAGATACTACAGTTGTTATAGAAACAATGGCTGGAAAATTAAAAATGGAGCGTTCTGCAATTTCTATGGAAATGAGTGCTGCTGTAGCAAAAAAATAA
- a CDS encoding YdeI/OmpD-associated family protein produces MDSSKANTSTWDKVNSWSEELLLLQSIIDKTELVETTKWGGIVYVLNGKNVLGIGGFKNYFTIWFFNGVFLKDEKKVLVNAQEGVTKSLRQWRFSAKEEVNEKEVLNYILEAIENEKQGKRFKPEKKKTIVSDFLNKELEANSNLNEYFKKFSKYKQQEFLEYIETARRDETKLSRIEKIKPMILKNIGLNDKYK; encoded by the coding sequence TTGGACTCCTCAAAAGCCAATACATCTACTTGGGACAAGGTCAATAGTTGGTCTGAGGAATTACTATTGCTCCAATCAATTATTGACAAAACCGAACTCGTTGAAACCACAAAATGGGGCGGTATTGTTTACGTACTCAACGGTAAAAATGTTTTGGGCATAGGAGGATTTAAAAATTATTTTACGATTTGGTTTTTCAACGGTGTTTTTCTCAAAGACGAAAAAAAAGTTTTAGTCAACGCTCAGGAAGGTGTAACCAAATCTTTGCGTCAATGGCGTTTTTCAGCTAAGGAAGAAGTCAATGAAAAAGAGGTTTTGAATTATATTCTCGAAGCGATTGAAAATGAAAAGCAAGGAAAACGATTCAAACCAGAAAAGAAAAAAACAATTGTTTCTGATTTTTTAAACAAAGAACTTGAAGCAAATTCTAATCTAAATGAATACTTCAAAAAGTTCAGCAAATACAAACAACAGGAGTTTTTAGAATACATTGAAACTGCCAGAAGAGACGAAACCAAACTTTCGAGAATAGAAAAAATAAAACCCATGATTTTAAAAAACATCGGTTTGAATGACAAATACAAATAA
- the pepT gene encoding peptidase T produces MQHIIDRFISYVTIDTESDPNSNTTPSTEKQWDLANKLVEELKEIGMQDVTIDDKAYIMATLPSNVDHEVPTIGFISHFDTTPDFTGANVKPQIVPDYDGKDIVLNKEQNIILSPSYFKDLLLYKGQTLITTDGTTLLGADDKAGITEIMTAMEFLINNPEIKHGKIRVGFTPDEEIGRGAHHFDVDKFGADWAYTMDGSQVGELEYENFNAAGAKITFKGKSVHPGYAKGKMINSMLIANDFINALPKGETPQETRGYEGFFHVTDLSGSIEETKLQLIIRDHSKKKFEKRKELIEKITRKINKKFAKQFGEDIAIAEIKDQYYNMKEKVTPVKHIVDIAEKAMKELNIKPLIKPIRGGTDGCQLSYKGLPCPNIFAGGHNFHGKYEYVPVESMQKAVEVIIKIAELTSMPDFGLDKAKEKTKKKK; encoded by the coding sequence ATGCAACATATTATAGACCGTTTCATCAGTTATGTAACGATTGATACCGAATCAGATCCAAATTCAAATACAACACCAAGTACAGAGAAACAATGGGACTTAGCCAATAAATTAGTAGAAGAACTAAAAGAAATTGGCATGCAAGACGTCACCATAGATGACAAAGCTTACATCATGGCAACTTTACCAAGCAACGTGGATCACGAAGTACCTACAATTGGTTTTATTTCTCACTTTGATACCACTCCTGATTTTACCGGTGCCAATGTAAAACCACAAATCGTTCCTGATTATGACGGCAAAGACATTGTATTAAATAAAGAACAAAACATCATCTTATCTCCTAGCTATTTCAAAGATTTATTGCTTTACAAAGGACAAACTTTGATCACCACGGACGGAACCACTTTATTAGGTGCCGATGACAAAGCCGGAATCACTGAGATCATGACCGCAATGGAATTCTTGATCAACAATCCTGAAATCAAACACGGAAAAATCAGAGTTGGTTTCACTCCCGATGAAGAAATTGGTCGCGGAGCTCATCATTTTGATGTAGATAAATTTGGCGCTGACTGGGCTTACACCATGGACGGAAGTCAGGTAGGCGAATTAGAATATGAAAATTTTAATGCGGCTGGAGCCAAAATCACTTTCAAAGGAAAGAGTGTTCATCCCGGCTACGCCAAAGGAAAAATGATCAACTCCATGTTGATTGCCAATGATTTCATCAATGCCTTACCAAAAGGTGAAACGCCACAAGAAACAAGAGGTTATGAAGGTTTTTTTCATGTTACAGACCTGTCAGGAAGTATTGAAGAAACCAAATTACAACTGATAATCAGAGATCACAGCAAGAAAAAATTCGAAAAACGCAAAGAGCTAATCGAAAAAATTACCCGCAAAATAAATAAGAAATTTGCAAAACAGTTTGGTGAAGATATCGCAATAGCCGAAATCAAAGACCAATATTACAATATGAAAGAAAAGGTAACTCCTGTAAAACATATTGTAGACATTGCCGAAAAAGCCATGAAAGAGCTTAACATCAAACCATTGATAAAACCAATTCGTGGCGGAACAGATGGCTGCCAATTATCATATAAAGGCTTACCTTGCCCAAATATTTTTGCCGGCGGACACAATTTTCACGGAAAATACGAATATGTTCCTGTAGAAAGCATGCAAAAAGCAGTTGAAGTTATCATAAAAATTGCCGAATTGACATCAATGCCTGATTTTGGATTAGACAAAGCGAAAGAAAAAACAAAAAAGAAAAAATAA